The Mycoplasmoides genitalium G37 genomic sequence ACTCAACTCTGAATTATTGCTTGTTTTATTTACGATTATGTTACTGAAAAATCCTTTCATTATTTGTGAAAAGATAACCCCTGAATTGCCACGTGAAAACAAAAGTAAATCTCTAGTAAAGTTTTTACCAAGTTCACTAAAGCTTTTTATATGACTTTTTTCATTTTCTAGTTTCTTGATGGCTTCTGTTATTGTTACTTTCATGTTTGTTCCAGTGTCACCATCAGGAACAGGAAAAACATTCAACTGGTTTATGTATTCATAATTTTTAGCGATGTTATTACAGCCAAGGCGTAACATATCGATAAAAGAAGATAAATTTACTGATGACATCTAAAGTAAAACCCTAGCTTATAAGGGATAAAAAAGAAGTTTATAACCACAATAATTTTAAATTTTAACTATTGAATTAAATATTCAAACCAAGGTACTATTTTACTCTTGAATTGCATTAATGAATAATTTGTTAAAATGGGAAACTTGCTCGTTTCTAGTTTAGGAAAAACTAATTCATAAGCGTGAAGTGCTTGATGCTTATATTTATTATTACGATTTTTAAATTGAATCAAGCTGTATTTTTTATCACCAACTAGTTGATTTGAAAATAAATTTAAACACGCACGAATTTGGTGAGTCCTACCACTAATTAATCTAATTGTTATTAAAGACATATCTTTTTGAGCTATGTATGAAGAATTTTCAAAAAAAGTGCTTATCTTTTTTGCTTCTGGAAAAGGTTTTCATTTTACTGTTACAATGCCATTATTGTTATCTTTTTTTCAATAAGCAGTTTGTAAGCCAAGATGGTTAAATTGACCAAAAACTAAGCCTTTATATCTTTTGGTTAAATGGTTATTTTTAAAAACTTTGTTCAATTCTTTTAAAGCTTTGTTTGTTTTAGCACCAATAACAATTCCAGAAGTATTACGATCAATACGATGTGCAAACTGGGGATAAAAGTTAAGTTTATTACTGTCAAATTGTCTATATCCACAGTGTTTTAAAAGCATATTTGATAAATTAATAATGCTATGTTTTTTATCAGGTTGGCAAACTATTCCAGTTGGTTTGTCAACTACAATAATATTTTCATCCTCAAATATAATTTTTAGCTTATCTTTTACCAAATCTAGAGATAAATAGTCATTATTAGTTTGTAAATAGGGATTTATATCAAAAAGAAAAGCTATCTCATCTTTAGTTTTTAATCTTGTGTTGACCTGTGGTTTTGTTTTATTTAACAAAACCTTTCCTAAGCGTAAATACTTAAAAAAGTCACTTCTTTTAATTAAGGGAAGGATTTTTAAACAAAATTGGTCAATTCGTTGGTTTTCACTTTCTTTAGGAACTAAAAATTTATTAGCTATTCTCATTTTGTTTGGCAAGAAAATCATCCATTATCTGTACTAATTTCATAAATTGATTTTTTTCATCCAAAACAAAAGCAGCTGCATATTTATGTCCACCACCATTGAACATTTGTGCAAAGTTATTAATTGGAATATTACGTGAGCGAATGGAACCAATTCATTTTTTAATGGACTCGTTAAAGTAAACAGTAGTCCATATTTTTACTCCTTTTATGTTATTCAAAGCATGAACCATTGGTAAAGGAGAGACAACACCAAAATGTTTATATGCTCCTTTTTTAATCAATGCATAAGCTAACCCATTTTTAGTTATTTT encodes the following:
- a CDS encoding RluA family pseudouridine synthase, translated to MRIANKFLVPKESENQRIDQFCLKILPLIKRSDFFKYLRLGKVLLNKTKPQVNTRLKTKDEIAFLFDINPYLQTNNDYLSLDLVKDKLKIIFEDENIIVVDKPTGIVCQPDKKHSIINLSNMLLKHCGYRQFDSNKLNFYPQFAHRIDRNTSGIVIGAKTNKALKELNKVFKNNHLTKRYKGLVFGQFNHLGLQTAYWKKDNNNGIVTVKWKPFPEAKKISTFFENSSYIAQKDMSLITIRLISGRTHQIRACLNLFSNQLVGDKKYSLIQFKNRNNKYKHQALHAYELVFPKLETSKFPILTNYSLMQFKSKIVPWFEYLIQ